The Coffea eugenioides isolate CCC68of chromosome 8, Ceug_1.0, whole genome shotgun sequence genome has a segment encoding these proteins:
- the LOC113780112 gene encoding uncharacterized protein LOC113780112 codes for MSEKKHWEDWEEEMYIRTYVEWHKDGRWEATRTTLANHTAMAAYLTQELGVICTGTQSQSKFYRVVDKWRLFTHLRGDSAKPETGIGWDEEHRCFVAGKEQWGYLWKLDKSYVEFQHPNSADLMILWDEVMDGKHATGTHAQSSAQFVAPQFVPPRIRRRRGDSTLKGKGVASSSVINPADSKGTSDDTGSPIMRNPGKRPLGSAPQSSENEGSRGTKSRRSGSENYQEALSNFNRYSSIACSERESKEKYSIEVAKKAV; via the exons ATGTCTGAAAAGAAGCACTGGGAAGACTGGGAAGAGGAGATGTACATCCGAACGTATGTTGAATGGCACAAAGATGGAAGGTGGGAGGCAACTCGGACCACCTTGGCAAATCACACTGCAATGGCTGCCTACTTGACCCAAGAATTGGGGGTTATTTGCACTGGCACTCAATCCCAGTCGAAGTTCTATCGTGTGGTCGACAAATGGAGACTTTTCACACACCTCCGAGGTGATTCTGCCAAGCCAGAGACGGGGATAGGATGGGACGAGGAACACAGATGCTTTGTAGCCGGAAAAGAGCAATGGGGATATTTGTGGAAG CTTGACAAAAGCTATGTGGAATTCCAGCACCCAAATAGTGCTGATTTGATGATCCTATGGGATGAGGTGATGGACGGCAAGCATGCCACAGGCACCCATGCTCAATCTTCGGCCCAATTCGTGGCACCCCAATTTGTGCCTCCTCGTATCCGTAGACGTAGGGGTGATTCGACCCTCAAAGGCAAAGGAGTTGCCTCTAGTTCTGTCATCAACCCAGCAGATTCTAAGGGCACATCGGACGATACTGGCAGCCCAATTATGCGTAATCCTGGCAAACGACCGTTGGGTAGTGCTCCACAAAGTTCTGAGAATGAAGGCTCTAGAGGAACCAAGTCCCGAAGGTCGGGTTCGGAGAACTACCAAGAGGCACTGAGCAACTTCAATAGATATTCTTCGATTGCATGTTCCGAAAGAGAATCGAAGGAGAAGTATTCAATTGAGGTTGCTAAGAAAGCAGTTTAG